A window from Sphingobium sp. EM0848 encodes these proteins:
- a CDS encoding LptA/OstA family protein — MKKPLILLSLGALGAAGLVYAGADAQVLKNHDSNAPVNFTADRIEVQDRADRVIVSGNVVVTQAGMTLNAARMTVAYRNQPNGATGTNGVQVDRIDASGNVVVTKADETAKGNVAIYDLNSKLITMLGNVSLTQGTNRLTGGRLVIDLTSGRSTVDGRAAGGGTSGVTSGAGGRVSGTFTVPQRKN, encoded by the coding sequence ATGAAAAAGCCCCTTATCCTGCTGTCTTTGGGCGCTCTTGGCGCGGCTGGCCTGGTCTATGCCGGGGCCGATGCACAGGTGCTGAAAAATCATGACAGCAATGCGCCGGTCAATTTTACTGCCGACCGGATCGAGGTGCAGGACCGCGCCGACCGCGTGATCGTGTCCGGCAATGTCGTGGTGACGCAGGCGGGCATGACGCTGAATGCGGCGCGGATGACGGTGGCCTATCGGAATCAGCCCAATGGCGCGACCGGGACGAACGGCGTGCAGGTCGACCGGATCGATGCCTCCGGCAATGTCGTCGTCACCAAGGCGGATGAGACGGCGAAGGGCAATGTCGCCATCTATGATCTCAACAGCAAGCTGATCACCATGCTGGGCAATGTGTCGCTGACGCAGGGTACGAACCGGCTGACCGGGGGGCGGCTGGTGATTGATCTGACCAGCGGACGCTCGACCGTGGACGGGCGGGCTGCGGGTGGTGGCACTTCGGGCGTGACCAGTGGTGCCGGCGGCCGCGTATCGGGAACCTTTACGGTGCCGCAGCGGAAAAACTGA
- a CDS encoding flagellar motor protein MotB, whose amino-acid sequence MAEKKRGANEPEPRPIIVKKIIVEGHGGHHGGAWKVAYADFVTAMMAFFLLMWLLGATTEKQRKGLADYFTPTLVQMKENSAGSNGLFGGDSLMGKENYPTTGGQGNLAITIPRDASGTKDQGGKATRAADRAKFETIKKELEARMAKRQGMAKLRKNIRFTETREGLRIDLIDEADFAMFAMGTDRLLPQAQQLVNEVAQTIKTMPNPLIVRGHTDGLPYSSGQTMNNWMLSSARAEATRKALAGNGIGNDRFDRIEGVADREPFAKDDVYDPRNRRMSIILGWTHSTDDAPDEQFDAETRAAIKERDNPEHLARTEAQKLDMGGTALPAGATLINPTAKGTSNKPGKH is encoded by the coding sequence ATGGCCGAGAAGAAGCGCGGCGCGAACGAGCCCGAACCCAGGCCGATCATCGTCAAGAAGATCATCGTCGAGGGCCATGGCGGCCATCATGGCGGCGCGTGGAAGGTCGCCTATGCCGACTTCGTGACGGCGATGATGGCCTTCTTCCTGCTGATGTGGCTGCTGGGCGCGACCACGGAAAAGCAGCGCAAGGGGCTGGCGGACTATTTCACGCCGACACTGGTGCAGATGAAGGAAAATTCTGCCGGATCCAACGGATTGTTCGGCGGCGACAGCCTGATGGGCAAGGAAAATTACCCGACCACCGGCGGTCAGGGCAATCTGGCCATCACCATCCCGCGCGACGCGTCCGGAACCAAGGATCAGGGCGGCAAGGCGACCCGCGCCGCCGACCGCGCCAAGTTCGAAACGATCAAGAAGGAGCTGGAAGCCCGCATGGCCAAGCGGCAGGGCATGGCCAAGCTGCGCAAGAACATCCGCTTCACCGAAACCCGCGAAGGGCTGCGCATCGACCTGATCGACGAGGCCGACTTCGCGATGTTCGCGATGGGCACTGACCGTCTGCTGCCGCAGGCTCAGCAATTGGTGAATGAGGTCGCGCAGACCATCAAGACCATGCCCAACCCGCTGATCGTGCGCGGTCATACCGACGGCCTGCCCTACAGCTCCGGCCAGACGATGAACAACTGGATGCTCTCCTCCGCCCGTGCGGAAGCGACCCGCAAGGCCCTGGCCGGCAACGGCATCGGCAATGACCGCTTCGACCGGATCGAAGGCGTCGCCGACCGCGAACCTTTCGCCAAGGACGATGTCTACGACCCGCGCAACCGGCGCATGTCGATCATTCTGGGCTGGACCCACAGCACCGACGACGCGCCCGACGAACAGTTCGATGCCGAGACCAGAGCCGCGATCAAGGAACGCGACAATCCCGAACATCTGGCCCGGACCGAAGCGCAAAAGCTGGACATGGGCGGCACCGCCCTGCCCGCCGGGGCCACGCTGATCAACCCGACGGCAAAGGGCACGTCCAACAAGCCCGGCAAGCACTGA